The segment CCACGCCGATACCCGCGTCGCCCCGACATCCTCATGCTTCGTCAGCCGGCAACCCGCCGGCCTCTTCAAGGACGAACCATGCTTCGAGTTACTGCCTTCGCCTTCACCCTGTTCGGCGTCGCCACCGCGTCGTACGCCGCTGGCAACAGCCCGCAGGCCCGGCCGCCGCGGGTGACGGACATGCCGCCGGTCACCGCCTTCGAGTTCGACATCCTGCAAAAGGGCCCGCCGCACGGGGACGATGCGCGCCTCGCCGAATCGCTGTGGAAGCAGGCCCTCGCCACGTGCGGCCAGCGCAGCGGGTACCTCGTCGAATACCGCGACGGCTACAAGCGCCCGCAGTTCGATTCCATGGAGAACGCCCGGAGCATGCATGCCTACGCCACCTGCCGGCTCGACGACGCGGCCGCCGCGGCCGGCGCTGCCGCAGCGGGCGGCCAGGCGGACCCGGCCATGCTCAACCCGATGGGCGATGCGCAGTCCCCCGATGGGGCACTGATCTGGACGCGCGGCCCCGCGCGCGCCACCTACGAGGCCGTCGCCGCGAAGATGCATCGCACCTGCGCCGATGCCCGCCGCCGCATCCTGTTCGCGAGCTTCGATGTCGGCCAGCCCGATGCGGCGGGCCGGGCCGGGGTCCATGCGCGCTTCGCCTGCAAGGCCGACTAAGCGGCGCTTATTCCTGGAGCAGGGTGTCGACCAGCTTCATCACCTTGCCGACGGAACCGCGTTCGCTTTCGAAGACCTGGCGCGCCGCGTGGCCCATGGCCTCGCGACGCGTTTCATCGCGCAGTAGCGCGAGCACTTCGGCACCCAGCTCCGTGCCGTCCTTCACCCGGTGGCCGCCGTGCTCGTCGAGCAGGGCCTGGGTGATCTCTTCGAAGTTGTAGGTGTACGGGCCGACCAGCACCGGCTTGCCCAGCGCGGCGGGCTCGAGCACGTTGTGGCCGCCGATCGAGACCAGGCTACCGCCGACGAAGGCGACGTCCGCGGCGGCGAAGAAGCGCAGCAGCTCGCCCATCGAATCGATGACGAAACACTGCGTGGCGTGCCCGGGCAAGCGGTCCGCGCTGCGCGTGGCGACGTTGAAGCCAAGGCTGCGCACCGACGACTCGACCGCCTTGAAGCGTTCCGGGTGGCGCGGGGCAATGAGCAACAGGGCATCCGGCAGGCGCCGCATCACCTCGGTGTGTGCTTCGAACACACACATCTCTTCGCCTTCGTGCGTGCTCGCCGCGATCCACACCGGCCGGCCGGCTCCCCAGGCCTCACGCATGGCCAGGCCGCCCTCACGGGCCGCGTCGGGCACGGGCATATCGAATTTCAGGTTGCCGCAGACGGTGAGCTGCGACGGCTCCGCGCCCAGCAGGCGATAACGGGCTGCATCCGTGCGTGACTGCGCGGCGATATGGCTCACGCAACGCAGGGCGCGGCGCACCAGCGAGCTCATCCGCGCGTAGCCCTTCAGCGAACGCTCCGAGAGGCGGGCATTGGCGATCAGCAGCGGGATGCCATGCCGGCGGCAGGCGAAATACAGGTTCGGCCAGATCTCGGTTTCCACGATCACGGCCAGGCGCGGCCGCGTGCTGCGCAGGAACCGGCGCACCGCGAACGGCAGGTCGTACGGCAGGTACACGCTGTGCACCGAGGTGCCGAACAGCTGGCGTACGCGCTCGGAGCCGGTCGGGGTCACCGTGGTGACCAGCATCGGCGCCTCCGGATAGGCCTCCATCAGCGCCTTCACCAGCGGCTCGGCGGCATTCACCTCGCCCACGGAGACGGCATGCACCCACAGGCAACCGGCCAGGCGTGGCTCCCTGAACGTGCCAAAGCGCTCGCGCCAGCGCACGTGATAGTCGCCATAGCGCATGCCACGAGCCATCAGGCGCAGCATCACCAGCGGCGTGAACAGGTACATGGCCAGGTTGTAGAGCAGGCGCAGGAACACGCTTTTCCCGGAGCTGACGTGGACCGGGGAGTATAGCCGCCCCGGTCCGCTACAATGCCCGGCCATGCCCGGAATGCCCCGCCCCACCCTCACCCGCCACCTTCTCGCGCCACGCCAGTGGCCGGCGTGGATCGGCGTGGGCGTGATCTGGGGGATGGCCCACCTGCCGTTCCGCTGGCTGATGGGGCTGGGCCGCCTGGCCGGCCGGCTGGCCCTGCACCTGAACAAGGAGCGCCGGCGCATCGCGGCCACCAACATCGCGTTGTGTTTCCCCGCGCTGTCCGCCGATGAGCAGAAAGCCCTCGTGCGCGCCAACCTGTGCGACGTCGGCATGATGCTGGCCGAGTTCGCGCTGGGCTGGATGGGCTCGGACAAGGCCATCGCCAACGTCCCGGTGACCATCGAAGGCCTGGAGCACCTGGAGGCGGCGCGCGCGGCCGGCCGCGGCGTGCTGCTGGTCGGCGGCCATTTCTCGAACCTGGAACTGTGCGCACGGCTGGTATCGCAGCGCATCCGCATCGCCGGCATGTACCGGCGGATGGATTCGGATGTGTTCGAGTTCGCCGTGCTTCGCGCCCGCCTGCACTACGCGGCGGCCATGTTCGAGAAGGACGACATCCGCGGCACGGTGAAGTACCTGAAGTCCGGCGGCACGCTGTGGTACGCGCCGGACCAGGACATGCGCAGCAAGGACAACGTGTTCGCCTCGTTCTTCGGCGTGCGCGCGGCCACCATCACGGCGACGCATCACCTTGCGCGCCTGTCGAAAGCCGTGGTCATCCCGTTCCATCATCGTCGCCTTCCCGACGACTCCGGCTACGCCCTGCGCCTGGGCGCGCCCATGGAGGATTTCCCCTCCGACGACGCCACGCTCGACACCGAGCGCGTCAACGCGCAGATCGAGCAGATGGTGCGCGAAGCGCCCGAGCAATACCTTTGGGTGCACAAGCGGTTCAAGACGCGACCGCCCGGCGAGCCAAAAATCTACTGATCGCGCAACGTAGCTTTCGCAGGACTTTCCCGTAGCTTTCTGTCTGGCAACGGCGGATGAATCGCGGTAAGTCGCGAAAGTTCGATGAAAAATTCGCAGCGTAGAACGTCCGTCGTTCCCCTACGAAACGGACCTTCCCGATGCAGTCGCTTCTTCGTTTCGCGCGCTCGTTACATGGCCGCGCCGGCTGGCACAGCACCCGCTCGCACGCGCTTGGCGCGGTGCTGACCTATTGCGGGCGCTCGCTGAAGCGCTGGCGCGCGCACGACGAATGGCTGGCCTTCCTCGAGTCCCCCGCCATGGCCGGTCTCACCGAGGTGGACCGCGTGTTGCTGGAACGTTACCAGCATCGTTACATCAGCAAGGCATGGACCACCGAGCAGCGCCTGGCCGCGGTACGCGACCACTACGAATTCGCGCTGGCCCGCTTCCCGCGCGAGCTGTTCCACATGCTGTATCGCGAGCGCCAGGTACTGGCCGGCAAGCTCACCCTGCGCGACGGCAGCAAGCTCTCGTTGCTGGTGAAGGCGCCGATCCGCCGTGGCCGCGAGGGCGAACTGAGCCTGTCGCTGACGAACGAGGAGGGCCTGCAGCTTTCCTACGCGCAGCTGTCCATCATCAACGGCGGCCGGACCATCGTGATTGGCTGCCTGCAGGGCGCGGCCAACAACGCCGGCCGCGAGGCCGTGCGCGAGCTCACGAAGCAATGCCACGGCCTGCGCCCGAAGAACCTGCTGCTGTCGATGGTGCGTGCGCTGGCGGATGCCTTCGATATCGACGAGGTGCTTGGCGTCGGCAACGGCCGCCACGTGTTCGCGGGCATCGCCGACAAGGTGAAGGCCGACTACGACGCGTTCTGGATCGAGGCCGGTGGCACCCCGGCGGAGCATGGCTTCTATCGCCTGCCGCCGCGTGAGCCGGTGCGCCTGGAAACCTCGGTGGAGAGCAAGCGCCGCAGTGAATTTCGCCGCCGCGAGGCGCTGCGCCACGAAGCGTGCGAATTAATCCTGGTGCCGTTCGGCTTCCACCGCCCGGCCCTCGCCGTGGCGGCGTGATACGCGACGCTCGTAGAGCTTGGCGTATTTGAGGAACGCGTAGAAGGCATGCACGCGGGCGGCGATGAAGCCCGCCCAGCCGCCACGCCAGTGGCCGCGCAGGACATAGAAGCGGACAAAGGCGATCGTCGGGTAGGCGACCATGCGCAGGCGCAGCGCGCGCGGTTCGCGCGTGTGCCGGTCGCGCACCTGGAGTGACGAGTAGCGATTGGCCTTGTCGACACGGCCTTCGATGTCGCGCTCGCCGTGGTGATCGATGATCGCGTCGAGCCGGCGCACCGGGCCATCCACCACCACGCTCTCGTGCACTTCGTGGCCACTCATGCGCGCGCGCTCGCGATCGAACAGGCGCACGTAATGATTGAGCCGCGCGCGGCCCGGCTGCCAGCGCCAGAACACCCATTCACGCCGGAGCATTTCATAGCCTGCCGCGGAGGGGGCGTCCAGCGCGCCACGCACGAGCGCCGCGGCGTCGGGCGGCAGGGTTTCATCCGAATCCAGCAGGAGCACCCAGCGGTTCACCGCCAGGTTGATCGCCATCTGCTTCTGCGCGCTGTAGCCGGCGAAGGCCTGCACGTAGACGCGGGCGCCCGCCTGCTCGGCGATATCGCGCGTGGCGTCGGCTGAGCCGGAATCCAGCACCACGATGTCGTCCGCGAACGCGACCGAGGCCAGGCACGCACCGATGGTGTCGGCGTTGTTGAAGGTGGTGATGACGACCGAGAGCGGCTCACGTGCCATGCCGCGGACTCGCGTCAGGCAGGTCGGCAAACAAGGCCGCGCACCACACTGCCAGCAGCCACGCGGCCAGCAGGCCCCACCACGCCGAGTAGAACGCCATGTGCGTGTTCAGCGGGAACAGGATGGCCAGCAGGGCCACCGTGGGCGGGAAGGCGCGTTTGCGCGCCACCGGGCCGGCGCGCCACCACATGCGCACGGCGAACACCGTGGCGGCCAGCCAGGCCAGCAGGCCCAGCGTGCCGGTTTCCGTCGCCACCTCGAGCAGCACCTGGTGGGCGTGGCAGGCGCCTTCGCCGTCACCGCACTTTTCCAGGGTGAGGAAGTGATCGCCCGGCGCGGCATAGGCGGGATACGCCACGCGGAAGCCGCGTACGCCCACGCCGTTGATGGGATGTGCCGCATAGAGGCGCAACGAGGTATGCCAGATATCGAGGCGCCCGGTCAGCGCGGCATCGACGCCCTGCGAGGTACCGCTGAGCGCCGGCACCGTATGCGCGATGCGCTCGCGGAAGCGCGGCGATACCTGCCACGCCAGCAGGCCGACCAGCGCCAGCACCACGCCGCCCGCGGCGCAGGCGGCAAGGAAGCGCTTCACGCTGCCGGCTTCGCGCCAGAGGAAGGCCACGCCGACGATGCCGTAGCAGAGCCACGACGCACGCGAACCGGCGAGCAACACCGGGCCCAGCGTGACCAGGTAGGCGCCGACCAGGGCCCAGCGATTCCAGCGCTCGCGCACGGCCCACAGCAGGAACGGGGCACAGGCAGACAGGGCGGGGCCAAGCTTCAGGTTATCGCAGCCGAAGATCCCAGACAGGCGCTCGCCGTTGGAGTGCCCCGCCAGGCCGATGCCGGTGAGCGCCTGCACCCAGGCATCCAGCACCCAGATGGCCACCACCACGGCCGTGGCCATGTAGAGCGCGCGCACCTTGGCCGGGCGGCGCACGGCGAAACAGGTGTAGATCCCCAGCGGGGCGAAACGCAGGATGCCGGCAACGGTGCCCCAGGTCTTGCCCGGCGCCACGGCGTCCACGGCGGAGACGAGGGCCGCGCCGGCATACGCGGCGAACAGCCACAGGAACAGCTTCGCCCCCGGGTGGTGGCGGATGGCCTGGGGCTCGCGCACCAGCAACAGGATCGCGCCAACCAGCGAGAGGAACACGCCCAGCTCGGCGCTGCGGCCAAACGGCAGCAGGGCCGGCACGAGCCAGACGGGTAGCAGGGGCGACGCCAGCCCGGCGCGCAGGGCGGCTTTCAGGCCGGTGCCACTCACGCGGCGGCGACGCCTTCGACCACTTCGGCGTAAAGCGCCAGCGTGGCCGATTGCATGTCGATCAGGCGGTAGCTGCGCGGCGGCGGGATCGGCGGCGCAAAGCGCAGCAGCTCGGCCGCGCGCTCCACCAGCCGCTCACGATCGTTCAACGGCACGCGGCCGGCCGGATAGAGTTCGGAAAGCAGTTCGCCGACACCGCCGTGGGCGTAGCCCATCACCGGGCGGCACATGGCCAGGGCCTCGACCACGGTACGGCCGAACGACTCCGGGCGCTTGGACAGCTGCAGCACCAGGCTCGAGATGGCATACACGTCGCGCACATCGGCGCGCGCCGGCGAGATGGCCACCTTGGTTTCCAGCCCGCGTTCCTTGATCAGCGCACGCAGCTCGGCCACGTAAGCCTCCCTGCCCGGCTCATCGGCGCCGAGCAGGATCAGCCGCGCATCGATGGCGCGGCTTTGCAGGTCGGCGATCAGCTCGATGCCGTCGGCGTGGCCCTTCAATCGCGTGCCACGGCCGGGCAGCGTCAGCAGGGGCGCGCCTTCCAGTTGAGGGAATTCTTCAAAGAACGCGCGCTGCCAGGAATCGTCCGGGCGATAGCCGTAGGGGAACGCCTCGGTATCGATACCGCGCGGCACCACGGCGATCCGCGCCGTGGAAATGTCGTTCGGGTAATGCCGCAGCACGTAGTCGCGCAGCGTCTGCGAAACGACGATGACCCGCTCGCCACGCAGCAGGATGCTGCTGTAGTGCCCGGGACTGTTCAGCCCGTGCACCGTGGTGACGAAGTGCGGCCGGGGCTTCACCCCGCGCATGGCCCACCAGCCGATCCACGCCGGCAGGCGCGAGCGCGCATGCACGATGTCGGGCTTGAGCTCGCGCAGGACGCGACGCAGCTTGCCTACCGTGAACAGGGTACCGAGGGATTTACGGCCGATCGGCAGGGTGACGTGCTCACTGCCTTCCGCTTCCAGCTGCGCCACGAGGCGCCCGCCGGCCGAGACCACGATGGAACGGTGCCCGGCATCGACCAGCGCCTTGGCAATTTCCAGCGTCGAGCGCTCGGCACCGCCCGAATGAAGGGCGGGTACGAGTTGTACAACGGTCATCGTCCGGGGTGGGAAGACGGTGGCCATGGCGCGGTCCGGTGGTAAGGGATGTGCGGGCGATGCGAACTCGATGCCCGCCCGGGCCGGTCAGTCTTTTAGTACGTAGGTGGCACCGCAGTACGAGCACTTCGACCGGCCGCCTTCGTCTTCGATCGCCAGGTAGACGCGCGGGTGCGAGTTCCACAGGTACATGCCCGGCATCGGACAGGACAGCGGAAGGTCGTTGCGGGTCACGTGGTAAAGGTTTTCGGCATTCGCCGGGATAAGCGCCGCGGCCGCAGGATTGGCGTGCATGGGTACAACTCCGGGTAATGCAGATATACGGGGATGAGGCGATGGTAGCAAAAAGGGCGCCCGGCTGTGCCGGGCGCCCTTTGGGGTGTTACGGGACGTGCTTTTATTTCGC is part of the Luteibacter pinisoli genome and harbors:
- the waaA gene encoding lipid IV(A) 3-deoxy-D-manno-octulosonic acid transferase; this translates as MRLLYNLAMYLFTPLVMLRLMARGMRYGDYHVRWRERFGTFREPRLAGCLWVHAVSVGEVNAAEPLVKALMEAYPEAPMLVTTVTPTGSERVRQLFGTSVHSVYLPYDLPFAVRRFLRSTRPRLAVIVETEIWPNLYFACRRHGIPLLIANARLSERSLKGYARMSSLVRRALRCVSHIAAQSRTDAARYRLLGAEPSQLTVCGNLKFDMPVPDAAREGGLAMREAWGAGRPVWIAASTHEGEEMCVFEAHTEVMRRLPDALLLIAPRHPERFKAVESSVRSLGFNVATRSADRLPGHATQCFVIDSMGELLRFFAAADVAFVGGSLVSIGGHNVLEPAALGKPVLVGPYTYNFEEITQALLDEHGGHRVKDGTELGAEVLALLRDETRREAMGHAARQVFESERGSVGKVMKLVDTLLQE
- the lpxL gene encoding LpxL/LpxP family Kdo(2)-lipid IV(A) lauroyl/palmitoleoyl acyltransferase, with the protein product MPRPTLTRHLLAPRQWPAWIGVGVIWGMAHLPFRWLMGLGRLAGRLALHLNKERRRIAATNIALCFPALSADEQKALVRANLCDVGMMLAEFALGWMGSDKAIANVPVTIEGLEHLEAARAAGRGVLLVGGHFSNLELCARLVSQRIRIAGMYRRMDSDVFEFAVLRARLHYAAAMFEKDDIRGTVKYLKSGGTLWYAPDQDMRSKDNVFASFFGVRAATITATHHLARLSKAVVIPFHHRRLPDDSGYALRLGAPMEDFPSDDATLDTERVNAQIEQMVREAPEQYLWVHKRFKTRPPGEPKIY
- a CDS encoding DUF535 family protein, with protein sequence MQSLLRFARSLHGRAGWHSTRSHALGAVLTYCGRSLKRWRAHDEWLAFLESPAMAGLTEVDRVLLERYQHRYISKAWTTEQRLAAVRDHYEFALARFPRELFHMLYRERQVLAGKLTLRDGSKLSLLVKAPIRRGREGELSLSLTNEEGLQLSYAQLSIINGGRTIVIGCLQGAANNAGREAVRELTKQCHGLRPKNLLLSMVRALADAFDIDEVLGVGNGRHVFAGIADKVKADYDAFWIEAGGTPAEHGFYRLPPREPVRLETSVESKRRSEFRRREALRHEACELILVPFGFHRPALAVAA
- a CDS encoding glycosyltransferase family 2 protein, with the protein product MAREPLSVVITTFNNADTIGACLASVAFADDIVVLDSGSADATRDIAEQAGARVYVQAFAGYSAQKQMAINLAVNRWVLLLDSDETLPPDAAALVRGALDAPSAAGYEMLRREWVFWRWQPGRARLNHYVRLFDRERARMSGHEVHESVVVDGPVRRLDAIIDHHGERDIEGRVDKANRYSSLQVRDRHTREPRALRLRMVAYPTIAFVRFYVLRGHWRGGWAGFIAARVHAFYAFLKYAKLYERRVSRRHGEGRAVEAERHQD
- a CDS encoding O-antigen ligase family protein gives rise to the protein MSGTGLKAALRAGLASPLLPVWLVPALLPFGRSAELGVFLSLVGAILLLVREPQAIRHHPGAKLFLWLFAAYAGAALVSAVDAVAPGKTWGTVAGILRFAPLGIYTCFAVRRPAKVRALYMATAVVVAIWVLDAWVQALTGIGLAGHSNGERLSGIFGCDNLKLGPALSACAPFLLWAVRERWNRWALVGAYLVTLGPVLLAGSRASWLCYGIVGVAFLWREAGSVKRFLAACAAGGVVLALVGLLAWQVSPRFRERIAHTVPALSGTSQGVDAALTGRLDIWHTSLRLYAAHPINGVGVRGFRVAYPAYAAPGDHFLTLEKCGDGEGACHAHQVLLEVATETGTLGLLAWLAATVFAVRMWWRAGPVARKRAFPPTVALLAILFPLNTHMAFYSAWWGLLAAWLLAVWCAALFADLPDASPRHGT
- a CDS encoding glycosyltransferase, with amino-acid sequence MATVFPPRTMTVVQLVPALHSGGAERSTLEIAKALVDAGHRSIVVSAGGRLVAQLEAEGSEHVTLPIGRKSLGTLFTVGKLRRVLRELKPDIVHARSRLPAWIGWWAMRGVKPRPHFVTTVHGLNSPGHYSSILLRGERVIVVSQTLRDYVLRHYPNDISTARIAVVPRGIDTEAFPYGYRPDDSWQRAFFEEFPQLEGAPLLTLPGRGTRLKGHADGIELIADLQSRAIDARLILLGADEPGREAYVAELRALIKERGLETKVAISPARADVRDVYAISSLVLQLSKRPESFGRTVVEALAMCRPVMGYAHGGVGELLSELYPAGRVPLNDRERLVERAAELLRFAPPIPPPRSYRLIDMQSATLALYAEVVEGVAAA
- a CDS encoding zinc-finger domain-containing protein, which translates into the protein MHANPAAAALIPANAENLYHVTRNDLPLSCPMPGMYLWNSHPRVYLAIEDEGGRSKCSYCGATYVLKD